From a region of the Comamonadaceae bacterium OTU4NAUVB1 genome:
- a CDS encoding LysR family transcriptional regulator, producing the protein MRELNLDRLRTLLTVADLGSFVAAAKALHLAPPTVTLHVAQLEARLGARLLHRAPGGVTPTSAGSLLIDKARRLLSEADDLLQTVQRQIATRGGRVRVGASTGALAYLLPQALEILSVKHPKIDVQVAVMTSEEALVRLVSGSLDVGIVALPQPTLRGLHVHAWRQSPVLAFIPTEWKPPRHATPAWLAARPLIANDRGTRLSRQTAEWFAEGGEQPQVRIELNYNDAMKSLVAAGYGAALLPHEAGAPQPDPRITTRPLKPALSRALGIARRTQLEDDATKVTLQTLLDMSEN; encoded by the coding sequence ATGCGTGAACTCAACCTCGACCGACTGCGTACCCTGCTGACGGTGGCCGACCTCGGCTCCTTCGTCGCAGCCGCCAAGGCCTTGCACCTGGCGCCGCCCACGGTGACGCTGCACGTGGCCCAACTCGAAGCGCGTCTGGGCGCACGCCTGCTGCATCGAGCGCCCGGTGGCGTCACCCCCACCTCGGCCGGCAGCCTGCTCATCGACAAGGCAAGACGGCTGTTGAGCGAAGCCGACGATTTGCTGCAGACCGTGCAGCGCCAGATTGCAACGCGCGGCGGTCGCGTGCGCGTGGGTGCCTCGACGGGCGCCCTTGCCTACCTTCTGCCTCAGGCGCTGGAGATCCTGTCCGTCAAACATCCGAAGATCGACGTACAGGTTGCGGTGATGACGAGCGAAGAAGCACTGGTGCGGCTGGTCTCCGGCAGTCTGGACGTCGGCATCGTCGCGCTGCCACAGCCGACCTTGCGCGGGCTGCACGTGCACGCCTGGCGCCAGTCGCCGGTGTTGGCCTTCATCCCGACCGAATGGAAGCCACCTCGGCACGCGACGCCCGCTTGGCTGGCCGCCCGGCCACTGATCGCCAACGATCGCGGCACCCGGCTGTCGCGCCAGACCGCTGAGTGGTTTGCTGAAGGTGGTGAGCAGCCACAGGTGCGCATTGAGCTGAACTACAACGACGCGATGAAGAGCCTGGTGGCGGCTGGCTATGGCGCGGCGCTGCTACCCCACGAGGCCGGTGCGCCGCAGCCCGATCCCCGCATCACCACACGGCCACTGAAACCGGCGCTGTCGAGAGCGCTGGGCATTGCACGGCGCACCCAGCTGGAAGACGATGCGACGAAAGTAACGCTTCAAACTTTGCTCGACATGTCAGAGAACTGA
- a CDS encoding response regulator — protein MLKVARCFAVLALMSAFLTLTGYGNQIHALTGMYPQLQGMSVSTAAFLVFLSISVLTATTSWARLRTWTAGLTLTGGVSILLSHLVAGRDAISPAVAQFVFGMPAAQAGRTAIATAVACSLVALSLLMQRPNRLWADAGAGLALVIAATGLLGRVYGVTGLYEVWLFNTMAPHTAASLVLLALAVLMCSPAQGWSGVIASASPGGAATRRQLLMLLVPVVAGWLLLQGVLNDKLSVQTAIALIVVVTVWPLALLILRDGRTLLKLEQVRGHQADLQSHHRQEMERKLSVQAKALEQANSDRLRTEVTLQNAHKMETIGQLTGGIAHDFNNLLMAISGNLQLLRRRLPKDMVEHRYVDNAMTATSKGAKVTSQLLAFSRTQRLTMEATDIQAVLTSAHTLIGNALGPGISLTLQGTPGLWARTDPDQLELALLNLAVNARDAMPDGGSIEIDSCESADGRSVDVWLTDTGTGMSPEVLARATEPFFTTKERGKGTGLGLAQVHGFVQQCEGHLVIQSQPGQGTTVLISLPRVEPLVTAEDHAARQDEMQEGLVLARLYALVVDDDAAVREIIVAGLEHLGFDVQAAVDGQAGLASIQARQPDVMVIDFLMPGMNGAVLGKAAQAQYPALPIVFVSGYSDTLALNGIANAVVLRKPFRIEDLHRAVRAVLDHDEQAMSTFGELT, from the coding sequence ATGCTCAAGGTCGCTCGCTGCTTCGCCGTGCTGGCGCTCATGTCGGCATTCCTGACGCTGACAGGCTACGGGAATCAAATCCATGCCTTGACCGGGATGTATCCGCAGCTCCAGGGCATGTCGGTTTCCACGGCGGCCTTCCTGGTGTTTTTGTCGATCTCGGTCTTGACGGCGACCACGTCCTGGGCGCGACTGCGAACATGGACGGCTGGACTGACCCTGACGGGCGGGGTCTCCATCCTGCTCAGTCATCTGGTCGCTGGCCGCGACGCAATCAGCCCGGCCGTTGCCCAATTCGTGTTCGGCATGCCGGCTGCCCAGGCCGGACGAACCGCCATCGCCACGGCCGTCGCTTGCTCGCTCGTCGCGTTGTCCCTGTTGATGCAACGCCCGAATCGCCTCTGGGCCGATGCCGGTGCAGGGTTGGCCCTGGTCATCGCGGCGACCGGGTTGCTGGGCCGTGTCTATGGTGTCACCGGGTTGTACGAGGTGTGGCTGTTCAACACCATGGCACCTCACACCGCGGCCAGTCTGGTGCTGCTCGCCCTGGCCGTCCTGATGTGTTCGCCAGCCCAGGGTTGGTCGGGCGTCATTGCTTCGGCGTCGCCCGGTGGCGCGGCCACACGCCGGCAGCTGCTCATGCTGCTGGTGCCGGTCGTGGCGGGCTGGCTGCTGCTCCAGGGCGTGCTAAACGACAAGCTCAGCGTGCAGACCGCCATCGCCCTGATCGTGGTGGTCACCGTCTGGCCGCTGGCGCTTCTGATCCTGCGCGACGGTCGCACGCTCCTGAAGTTGGAGCAGGTGCGAGGCCACCAGGCCGACCTCCAAAGCCATCACCGCCAGGAAATGGAACGCAAGCTGTCGGTCCAGGCCAAAGCCCTGGAACAGGCCAACAGCGACCGGCTGCGCACCGAAGTCACGCTGCAGAACGCCCACAAGATGGAAACCATCGGGCAGCTCACCGGCGGCATCGCGCACGACTTCAACAACCTCTTGATGGCCATCAGCGGCAACCTGCAGCTGTTGCGGCGGCGCTTGCCCAAGGACATGGTCGAGCACCGCTACGTCGACAACGCCATGACGGCCACCAGCAAGGGTGCGAAGGTCACCAGCCAGCTTCTGGCGTTCTCGAGGACCCAACGCCTCACCATGGAGGCCACCGACATCCAGGCGGTCCTGACCAGCGCGCATACCTTGATCGGCAATGCCCTGGGTCCGGGCATCAGCCTAACGCTCCAGGGCACGCCCGGCCTCTGGGCACGAACAGATCCGGACCAGCTCGAGCTGGCCCTGTTGAATCTGGCGGTCAACGCGCGTGATGCCATGCCCGACGGCGGCTCGATCGAGATCGATTCGTGCGAGTCCGCGGATGGACGCTCGGTGGACGTCTGGCTCACCGATACAGGGACAGGGATGTCACCGGAAGTGCTGGCACGTGCAACCGAGCCTTTCTTCACCACCAAGGAACGCGGTAAAGGCACCGGGCTCGGACTGGCCCAGGTGCATGGCTTCGTGCAGCAGTGCGAAGGCCACCTGGTCATCCAGAGTCAGCCGGGCCAAGGCACCACCGTTCTGATCTCGTTGCCTCGCGTCGAGCCGCTTGTGACTGCCGAAGATCATGCGGCACGTCAGGACGAGATGCAGGAGGGTCTTGTGCTGGCGCGCCTCTATGCCTTGGTGGTGGATGACGACGCAGCGGTGCGCGAGATCATCGTCGCCGGCCTGGAGCACCTGGGTTTCGACGTCCAGGCCGCGGTGGACGGACAGGCCGGGCTGGCATCGATCCAGGCACGCCAGCCTGATGTCATGGTCATCGACTTCCTGATGCCCGGCATGAATGGCGCGGTGTTGGGCAAAGCGGCACAGGCGCAGTATCCAGCGCTCCCGATTGTCTTCGTCAGCGGTTACTCGGACACGTTGGCACTCAACGGCATCGCCAATGCTGTGGTGCTGCGCAAGCCTTTCAGGATTGAAGACCTGCACCGCGCGGTACGAGCCGTGCTCGATCATGACGAACAGGCGATGAGCACCTTTGGCGAGTTGACGTGA
- a CDS encoding Crp/Fnr family transcriptional regulator encodes MALLSNKELLRRVPIFASLTETQLEALAGSFVKKKFKDNALIFRQGAQSDAFFAILVGRVHVTTRDERGREVIFSTLKQGDYFGEMSLIDGEPHSTSVKAVTACELLVIERAVFQSCMPHLDSPENRIMLSLVSRLRAADKKIESLALQGGQERIFKFLQEISTLDEEGHKVLRTKISAGDVGRNVGTSRELAARVIKKFKDTGTMLKQIDGSYRLLDSSQSLT; translated from the coding sequence ATGGCACTCTTGTCCAACAAAGAACTGCTGCGAAGGGTGCCAATCTTCGCGTCTCTGACAGAAACGCAGCTGGAAGCCCTGGCGGGTTCTTTCGTCAAAAAGAAGTTCAAGGACAACGCCTTGATTTTTCGTCAAGGCGCGCAGTCCGATGCGTTCTTCGCCATTTTGGTCGGCCGAGTGCATGTGACCACGCGAGACGAGCGTGGACGGGAAGTGATCTTCAGCACCCTCAAGCAAGGCGACTATTTTGGCGAGATGAGTTTGATCGATGGGGAACCTCACTCGACCAGTGTCAAGGCCGTGACCGCATGCGAATTGCTTGTGATCGAACGAGCGGTTTTTCAATCGTGCATGCCACACCTTGACTCCCCTGAAAATCGGATCATGCTCAGTCTGGTGAGTCGGCTGCGAGCCGCTGACAAAAAAATAGAGTCGTTGGCACTGCAGGGCGGGCAAGAAAGAATTTTCAAGTTTTTGCAAGAGATCTCAACCTTGGACGAAGAAGGTCACAAAGTACTGCGAACTAAAATTTCAGCAGGCGATGTAGGAAGAAATGTCGGCACATCTCGTGAACTCGCTGCTCGCGTCATCAAGAAATTTAAAGACACTGGGACCATGCTTAAGCAAATCGATGGTTCTTATCGACTGCTCGATTCCAGTCAGTCATTGACCTGA
- a CDS encoding 2OG-Fe(II) oxygenase encodes MSAQWLSPAFSPTLRVVSDRSPDTVHIRGVRLQLGQLVGRSYFTPESIAQLRSRLHAAAPFPHLVIKDLFNPALLELVQEEFDLRPEGGWKDVRSVYESTRRSELGAALGPASQLYFNVVNSSWFTQWLSDITGTPYLLTDPQHFGGGLHESRPGGNFAIHRDFSFHPHVGLKNEMVMITYLNRGWQDAWGGVLELWNAKNGQCKARVSPEFGHTLLMPHGPASYHGHPGPLCPPEGVTRRSVACYYYTSPKAGQQDPDEAVSVFMKTRKTDRVKKAARLLTPPLVWKAMKRLTRKTRPLAR; translated from the coding sequence ATGTCGGCTCAATGGCTTTCTCCTGCGTTCTCTCCCACCTTACGTGTTGTGAGCGACCGGTCTCCCGACACGGTTCACATTCGTGGCGTGCGGCTGCAGCTCGGCCAGCTGGTGGGGCGTTCCTACTTCACGCCGGAGTCCATTGCGCAGTTGAGATCGCGCCTGCATGCTGCGGCGCCGTTTCCTCACCTGGTGATCAAAGACCTGTTCAACCCCGCCCTGCTGGAACTGGTACAAGAAGAGTTCGACCTTCGGCCCGAAGGTGGCTGGAAGGACGTGCGCAGCGTCTACGAATCCACGCGTCGCTCGGAACTCGGCGCGGCCTTGGGTCCGGCCTCGCAGCTCTACTTCAACGTCGTGAACTCCAGCTGGTTCACGCAATGGCTTTCGGACATCACCGGAACGCCCTACTTGCTCACAGACCCACAGCACTTCGGCGGTGGGTTGCATGAGAGCCGCCCGGGAGGCAACTTTGCCATCCACCGCGACTTCAGCTTCCACCCGCACGTCGGGCTGAAGAACGAGATGGTGATGATCACCTACCTTAACCGCGGCTGGCAGGACGCCTGGGGAGGGGTGCTGGAACTGTGGAACGCCAAGAACGGACAGTGCAAGGCACGGGTGTCACCGGAGTTCGGCCACACGCTCCTGATGCCGCACGGCCCGGCGAGCTACCACGGTCACCCAGGACCCCTGTGCCCGCCCGAGGGCGTGACCCGACGCTCTGTGGCTTGCTACTACTACACCAGCCCGAAGGCAGGGCAACAGGACCCGGACGAAGCGGTGTCCGTCTTCATGAAGACACGCAAGACCGATCGCGTCAAAAAGGCAGCCCGCCTGCTGACGCCGCCACTGGTTTGGAAGGCGATGAAAAGGCTGACCCGCAAAACCCGACCCCTTGCGCGATGA
- the argC gene encoding N-acetyl-gamma-glutamyl-phosphate reductase codes for MTALVFIDGDQGTTGLQVREWLAGRTDLRLLQLPEAHRKRASHRAEALNDCDIALLCLPDDAAREAVALVRRPEVRVIDASSAHRTTSGWVYGLPELAAGQPERIAHAQRVSNPGCYPTGAVTLLRPLIEAGLLPADYPLTIHAVSGYSGRGRAGLEDHEGAGAASAAPFQVYGLGLHHKHVPEIQQHAGLTQAPVFVPAYGNYRQGIVVTIALHLRLLPIDATVERLHVALQARYAGQPFIEVQPLVEEADAQRLDPRALNGTNQLRLAVFGQPKTGQVLMTAVFDNLGKGAAGAAVQNLDLMLGLLS; via the coding sequence ATGACCGCGCTTGTTTTCATCGATGGCGACCAAGGCACGACCGGCCTGCAAGTGCGCGAATGGCTGGCCGGACGCACCGACCTGCGTCTGCTGCAACTGCCCGAGGCCCATCGCAAGCGTGCGTCGCACCGTGCGGAAGCGCTGAATGATTGCGACATTGCCTTGCTGTGCCTGCCGGACGATGCAGCGCGCGAGGCCGTGGCGCTGGTGCGCCGTCCCGAGGTGCGTGTCATCGATGCGAGTTCGGCCCACCGCACCACGTCGGGCTGGGTCTACGGCCTGCCGGAGCTGGCAGCGGGTCAGCCAGAGCGCATCGCCCATGCCCAACGCGTCAGCAACCCGGGCTGCTACCCGACGGGCGCGGTGACGCTGCTCAGACCCCTGATCGAAGCTGGTTTGCTGCCGGCCGACTACCCGCTGACCATCCATGCGGTCTCAGGCTATTCGGGACGCGGCCGCGCCGGGCTGGAGGACCATGAAGGCGCTGGCGCCGCCAGTGCTGCGCCTTTCCAGGTCTACGGACTCGGCCTTCACCACAAGCATGTGCCCGAGATCCAGCAGCATGCCGGCTTGACGCAGGCGCCGGTGTTCGTACCCGCCTACGGCAACTACCGCCAGGGCATCGTGGTGACGATCGCTTTGCACCTTCGCCTGCTGCCCATAGACGCGACGGTCGAGCGCCTGCACGTTGCGCTGCAGGCGCGGTACGCGGGTCAGCCTTTCATCGAGGTGCAGCCGCTGGTGGAGGAGGCTGATGCGCAGCGGCTTGACCCTCGCGCTCTCAACGGCACAAACCAGCTGCGGCTCGCCGTGTTCGGGCAACCGAAGACGGGTCAGGTGCTGATGACGGCGGTGTTCGACAACCTGGGCAAGGGCGCTGCCGGCGCGGCGGTGCAGAACCTCGATCTGATGCTTGGACTGCTGTCATAG
- a CDS encoding carbonic anhydrase — protein sequence MTPAQALAKLKQGHEDFLNDKPLLKTARDSDRRLAIARAQVPFAVLVGCSDSRVPPELLFDTGLGELFIVRNAGNTIDTVAMGSIQYAVQVLNVPLVLVLGHERCGAVDAAVSVVEKNTVFPGSIGQMVEPIIPAVLKAKAMGAAGDGLLDGAVRENVRRTVERLRTGEPTLADPIKAGKLMVVGARYDLDDGKVDFFLQS from the coding sequence ATGACCCCGGCGCAGGCGCTGGCCAAGCTCAAGCAGGGTCACGAGGACTTCCTGAACGACAAGCCGTTGCTCAAGACCGCGCGCGACAGCGACCGGCGCTTGGCGATCGCGCGCGCGCAGGTTCCCTTCGCCGTGCTGGTGGGGTGTTCGGACAGCCGCGTTCCGCCCGAACTCCTGTTCGACACCGGCCTGGGCGAGCTCTTCATCGTGCGCAACGCGGGCAACACGATCGACACGGTGGCCATGGGCAGCATCCAGTACGCCGTGCAGGTGCTCAACGTGCCGCTGGTCCTGGTGCTGGGCCACGAGCGCTGCGGCGCGGTGGACGCGGCGGTGTCGGTGGTGGAGAAGAACACGGTCTTCCCGGGCAGCATCGGGCAGATGGTCGAGCCGATCATCCCGGCGGTGCTCAAGGCCAAGGCGATGGGCGCCGCCGGCGACGGACTCCTGGACGGCGCGGTGCGCGAGAACGTGCGTCGCACCGTCGAGCGGCTGCGCACCGGCGAGCCGACGCTGGCCGATCCGATCAAGGCGGGCAAGCTGATGGTCGTCGGCGCGCGCTACGACCTCGACGACGGCAAGGTGGACTTTTTCCTCCAGTCCTGA